The proteins below come from a single uncultured Carboxylicivirga sp. genomic window:
- a CDS encoding nitroreductase family protein: MKMIDLIQNRRSCRIYTEQKVEADKIEALQKMALWAPTSKNNRPWEFVFVDNKDMLQQLSECKPHGAAFVKNSPLAIVVMANPAKSDVWIEDCSIAASYLQLGAENIGLGSCWVQIRERNHASGISASEQVKNILNAPANLEVACIITVGYKGKERRPYSNDDLLTERIHHNGF, encoded by the coding sequence ATGAAGATGATTGATTTGATACAAAACCGAAGAAGTTGCCGAATTTATACTGAGCAAAAAGTTGAAGCTGATAAAATTGAAGCTTTACAAAAGATGGCCTTATGGGCTCCAACATCAAAAAATAACCGTCCTTGGGAATTTGTTTTTGTTGATAACAAAGATATGCTTCAACAGCTATCTGAATGCAAACCCCATGGAGCCGCCTTTGTTAAAAACTCACCTTTAGCTATTGTTGTTATGGCCAATCCTGCAAAAAGTGATGTATGGATTGAAGATTGTTCCATTGCTGCTTCTTATCTGCAATTAGGAGCCGAAAACATAGGACTGGGAAGTTGCTGGGTTCAAATACGCGAGCGCAATCATGCTTCTGGAATTTCAGCATCCGAACAAGTTAAAAACATCCTAAATGCACCCGCTAATCTTGAAGTTGCTTGTATTATTACCGTTGGATATAAAGGAAAAGAAAGACGACCTTACTCCAATGATGATTTGCTAACGGAACGCATTCATCACAACGGATTTTAA